In Tubulanus polymorphus chromosome 2, tnTubPoly1.2, whole genome shotgun sequence, a single window of DNA contains:
- the LOC141898383 gene encoding uncharacterized protein LOC141898383 gives MLPVVGILVTLLYIVLIQELFSYGLDDAFKGRQPKNTTSTSSMGRERHKIQNVTKKNIHNLDTLWKRMCQANEHIKLNGIKQAMITEAMAHARELRRLETCNLIDT, from the exons ATGTTGCCTGTAGTTGGGATATTAGTTACTCTACTCTATATAGTATTAATCCAGGAGTTATTCTCGTACGGTTTGGATGATGCGTTTAAAGGACGTCAACCCAAAAATACCACGTCGACATCGTCAATGGGGCGTGAGAG GCATAAAATCCAGAATGTCACTAAAAAGAACATCCATAATTTGGACACACTATGGAAGCGCATGTGTCAGGCGAATGAACATATCAAACTCAATGGCATAAAACAAGCTATGATCACAGAAGCGATGGCGCATGCGCGAGAATTGAGACGTCTTGAAACATGTAATTTAATCGATACTTAA
- the LOC141899273 gene encoding uncharacterized protein LOC141899273 isoform X1, translated as MSCNHNDTYSFSTEYMVGAQLDQKQDFVRSKTSSRSTAGASTTSSSANSSKKSCLSLTPLIVDFQRLLKGQNKAKDKKETDFDATNGVIPGVSNRELLHAVIGLYDVSLSEMTPDVLYNTVCEKLARTIILVRDIQDVVSELEKKREKASSVNGSEKDNNFEKQQENAETSRVNEENSEKVNGKMINGETNEKESGETEDEEKNEEENDDNGDEDEDIYVDEDEDKPATFACVYSDTEDEEDSESDEDDDDDDDDEDDFSLGINTFLSMVKERRKERLNHTGKYESKHVHIENRIVGCITYDKKFCRGQERVIHLTLIAVRKRFQGWGIGKYLLQQVKDPMVVGQYDAVVVHADNSAIEFFQKYGFNDDMVLNNKWTEFAEQFTNCTLMCFLPQFHSHSLLGKTTNELDLASMDKELKKWRDKTLEAYQAQVSCITRYKNEILHLRKLVTQQEKDILKLKAEKLNAEQDKYELEKDFLKFRLSLTRNSLSGSNDCLYSVEKDDSSQTEQLIRDLERQCGIKQDCEQEKKMEHKDSFFSEAVDIPPELSDLNVIEKTRYMVYPKDNQEPYDHMVDAQDFFRVTEDFKASMKSDKSVTQSCEVKSINKATLTPGVVERYETKKRLLNQPSMLARLYYCGSLENPKRLSEILKYGFTERDFTHGEYGRGLHFSLFPSKAANFSALGKLLLAEVSIGKVEVIKKKDHTRSSASSGYDSVVTPGRLLKDSHDADMCQEYIIFDINQVLPLHVLSYAIH; from the exons ATGTCATGCAATCATAATGACACATATTCATTCTCCACTGAATACATGGTCGGTGCGCAGCTCGACCAAAAACAAGATTTTGTGCGTTCCAAAACATCATCCAGATCCACCGCCGGCGCCAGCACCACTTCCTCCTCCGCAAACAGTTCGAAAAAAAGTTGTCTTTCGTTAACACCGCTTATAGTGGACTTTCAAAGATTGCTGAAAGGCCAGAATAAAGCCAAAGACAAAAAGGAGACAGATTTTGATGCGACTAATGGCGTCATTCCAGGG GTTTCGAATAGAGAGTTACTGCACGCTGTGATCGGATTATACGATGTATCACTGTCTGAAATGACTCCCGATGTACTGTATAATACCGTATGTGAGAAACTGGCTCGAACTATCATTCTCGTTAGAGACATACAAG ATGTCGTAagtgaattagaaaaaaaacgtgAGAAAGCATCATCGGTAAATGGTTCTGAAAAGGataacaattttgaaaaacagCAAGAAAATGCGGAAACATCTCGCGTGAATGAGGAAAATAGTGAGAAAGTAAATGGCAAGATGATAAATGGAGAGACGAATGAGAAAGAATCAG GTGAAACGGAGGATGAAGagaaaaatgaagaagaaaatgaCGATAATGGAGATGAAGATGAGGatatttatgtcgacgaggATGAAGACAAACCTGCTACATTCGCCTGTGTTTATAGCGATACAGAAGATGAAGAAGATTCTGAAAG tgatgaagatgatgatgatgatgatgacgatgaagaCGATTTCTCACTCGGTATAAATACGTTTCTGTCGATGGTGAAAGAAAGACGAAAAGAGCGATTGAATCATACCGGAAAATACGAGTCAAAACACGTTCATATCGAAAACCGAATCGTCGGCTGTATCACTTACGACAAGAAATTCTG tCGTGGCCAGGAACGAGTAATACATTTAACGCTTATAGCTGTGCGTAAACGATTCCAGGGATGGGGAATAGGAAAATATCTACTTCAA CAAGTGAAAGACCCGATGGTTGTTGGTCAGTACGACGCCGTAGTCGTGCACGCTGATAATTCAGCAATCGAATTCTTTCAAAAATATGGCTTTAACGATGATATGGTGCTCAATAATAAATGGAC tgaatttgCAGAACAGTTTACCAACTGCACGTTAATGTGCTTCTTacctcagttccaca GTCATAGTCTTTTAGGAAAAACTACAAATGAACTGGATTTAGCGAGTATGGATAAAGAGCTTAAAAAATG GCGCGATAAAACGCTTGAAGCATACCAAGCTCAAGTTTCATGTATTACTCGATACAAAAATGAGATTCTTCATTTGAGGAAATTG GTTACGCAACAGGAAAAAGatattctgaaattaaaaGCTGAAAAATTGAACGCTGAACAAGACAAATATGAACTAG aaaaagattttctaAAGTTTCGACTTTCCTTGACCAGGAATTCTCTTTCCGGTTCCAATGATTGCC TTTATAGCGTTGAGAAAGACGACAGCAGCCAAACTGAACAGTTAATCAGGGACTTAGAACGACAGTGCGGTATTAAACAGGACTGCGAACAAGAGAAAAAGATGGAGCACAAAGACAGTTTCTTCAGCGAAGCGGTGGATATCCCACCAGAACTTAGCGATTTGAACGTTATCG AGAAGACAAGATATATGGTCTATCCGAAAGATAACCAAGAACCCTATGACCATATGGTCGATGCGCAGGACTTTTTTCGCGTGACGGAAGACTTCAAAGCAAGCATGAAATCAGATAAATCAGTCACCCAAAGTTGTGAAGTAAAGTCGATCAACAAG GCTACTTTAACCCCAGGAGTGGTTGAGAGGTACGAAACTAAAAAAAGATTACTGAATCAGCCGTCAATGCTAGCACGACTCTATTACTGTGGTTCTTTGGAAAACCCAAAGAGATTATCCGAAATTCTCAAGTATGGATTTACCGAAAGAG ATTTTACTCATGGCGAGTACGGAAGAGGTTTACATTTCTCATTGTTCCCATCAAAAGCAGCTAATTTTTCAGCA CTCGGTAAGCTTTTACTCGCCGAAGTATCTATCGGTAAAGTAGAGGTTATCAAGAAGAAAGACCACACGCGTTCGTCGGCCAGTTCCGGATACGATTCTGTAGTG ACTCCTGGTAGGCTGTTGAAAGATTCCCACGATGCGGACATGTGCCAGGAATACATCATATTTGACATAAACCAAGTTCTACCATTGCATGTTCTGTCGTACGCAATTCACTAA
- the LOC141899273 gene encoding uncharacterized protein LOC141899273 isoform X2: MSCNHNDTYSFSTEYMVGAQLDQKQDFVRSKTSSRSTAGASTTSSSANSSKKSCLSLTPLIVDFQRLLKGQNKAKDKKETDFDATNGVIPGVSNRELLHAVIGLYDVSLSEMTPDVLYNTVCEKLARTIILVRDIQDVVSELEKKREKASSVNGSEKDNNFEKQQENAETSRVNEENSEKVNGKMINGETNEKESGETEDEEKNEEENDDNGDEDEDIYVDEDEDKPATFACVYSDTEDEEDSESDEDDDDDDDDEDDFSLGINTFLSMVKERRKERLNHTGKYESKHVHIENRIVGCITYDKKFCRGQERVIHLTLIAVRKRFQGWGIGKYLLQQVKDPMVVGQYDAVVVHADNSAIEFFQKYGFNDDMVLNNKWTEFAEQFTNCTLMCFLPQFHSHSLLGKTTNELDLASMDKELKKWRDKTLEAYQAQVSCITRYKNEILHLRKLVTQQEKDILKLKAEKLNAEQDKYELEKDFLKFRLSLTRNSLSGSNDCLYSVEKDDSSQTEQLIRDLERQCGIKQDCEQEKKMEHKDSFFSEAVDIPPELSDLNVIEKTRYMVYPKDNQEPYDHMVDAQDFFRVTEDFKASMKSDKSVTQSCEVKSINKATLTPGVVERYETKKRLLNQPSMLARLYYCGSLENPKRLSEILKYGFTERDFTHGEYGRGLHFSLFPSKAANFSAHHISTKNEREIAPK, encoded by the exons ATGTCATGCAATCATAATGACACATATTCATTCTCCACTGAATACATGGTCGGTGCGCAGCTCGACCAAAAACAAGATTTTGTGCGTTCCAAAACATCATCCAGATCCACCGCCGGCGCCAGCACCACTTCCTCCTCCGCAAACAGTTCGAAAAAAAGTTGTCTTTCGTTAACACCGCTTATAGTGGACTTTCAAAGATTGCTGAAAGGCCAGAATAAAGCCAAAGACAAAAAGGAGACAGATTTTGATGCGACTAATGGCGTCATTCCAGGG GTTTCGAATAGAGAGTTACTGCACGCTGTGATCGGATTATACGATGTATCACTGTCTGAAATGACTCCCGATGTACTGTATAATACCGTATGTGAGAAACTGGCTCGAACTATCATTCTCGTTAGAGACATACAAG ATGTCGTAagtgaattagaaaaaaaacgtgAGAAAGCATCATCGGTAAATGGTTCTGAAAAGGataacaattttgaaaaacagCAAGAAAATGCGGAAACATCTCGCGTGAATGAGGAAAATAGTGAGAAAGTAAATGGCAAGATGATAAATGGAGAGACGAATGAGAAAGAATCAG GTGAAACGGAGGATGAAGagaaaaatgaagaagaaaatgaCGATAATGGAGATGAAGATGAGGatatttatgtcgacgaggATGAAGACAAACCTGCTACATTCGCCTGTGTTTATAGCGATACAGAAGATGAAGAAGATTCTGAAAG tgatgaagatgatgatgatgatgatgacgatgaagaCGATTTCTCACTCGGTATAAATACGTTTCTGTCGATGGTGAAAGAAAGACGAAAAGAGCGATTGAATCATACCGGAAAATACGAGTCAAAACACGTTCATATCGAAAACCGAATCGTCGGCTGTATCACTTACGACAAGAAATTCTG tCGTGGCCAGGAACGAGTAATACATTTAACGCTTATAGCTGTGCGTAAACGATTCCAGGGATGGGGAATAGGAAAATATCTACTTCAA CAAGTGAAAGACCCGATGGTTGTTGGTCAGTACGACGCCGTAGTCGTGCACGCTGATAATTCAGCAATCGAATTCTTTCAAAAATATGGCTTTAACGATGATATGGTGCTCAATAATAAATGGAC tgaatttgCAGAACAGTTTACCAACTGCACGTTAATGTGCTTCTTacctcagttccaca GTCATAGTCTTTTAGGAAAAACTACAAATGAACTGGATTTAGCGAGTATGGATAAAGAGCTTAAAAAATG GCGCGATAAAACGCTTGAAGCATACCAAGCTCAAGTTTCATGTATTACTCGATACAAAAATGAGATTCTTCATTTGAGGAAATTG GTTACGCAACAGGAAAAAGatattctgaaattaaaaGCTGAAAAATTGAACGCTGAACAAGACAAATATGAACTAG aaaaagattttctaAAGTTTCGACTTTCCTTGACCAGGAATTCTCTTTCCGGTTCCAATGATTGCC TTTATAGCGTTGAGAAAGACGACAGCAGCCAAACTGAACAGTTAATCAGGGACTTAGAACGACAGTGCGGTATTAAACAGGACTGCGAACAAGAGAAAAAGATGGAGCACAAAGACAGTTTCTTCAGCGAAGCGGTGGATATCCCACCAGAACTTAGCGATTTGAACGTTATCG AGAAGACAAGATATATGGTCTATCCGAAAGATAACCAAGAACCCTATGACCATATGGTCGATGCGCAGGACTTTTTTCGCGTGACGGAAGACTTCAAAGCAAGCATGAAATCAGATAAATCAGTCACCCAAAGTTGTGAAGTAAAGTCGATCAACAAG GCTACTTTAACCCCAGGAGTGGTTGAGAGGTACGAAACTAAAAAAAGATTACTGAATCAGCCGTCAATGCTAGCACGACTCTATTACTGTGGTTCTTTGGAAAACCCAAAGAGATTATCCGAAATTCTCAAGTATGGATTTACCGAAAGAG ATTTTACTCATGGCGAGTACGGAAGAGGTTTACATTTCTCATTGTTCCCATCAAAAGCAGCTAATTTTTCAGCA caCCACATTAGCACGAAAAATGAAAGAGAAATCGCTCCGAAATGA
- the LOC141900075 gene encoding uncharacterized protein LOC141900075 — protein sequence MEECDVKRTTAAPSDDVKIDNSEHDEMLHSDDSGVVSKNGENGDHHGDEEVDEEEVKEVMENDETQGINGGHIEQAADKNDTDANKEYQDTEPEKDKIVAAVEEKKESDDLAVNGSDETRGAIGDKQTGDEQLSLGAKIRASFGLGKKGNKKKQKEVKDEKVDTPPTEENNKQKDKRKLRASFGIGKKSKKKKKDDDETKNEDKKIDKKGKVHLSFGVGKTKKDEEDLNDKTVEDNKENEETDKKEDDIEMNDENEVKLEEYEPDTKPGVETSEISEYEPDTKPTITAAAVADDETEKELTLQFTEKPEISVQSQPIAVYTDHIEYEPEDKDDMIEERSDSKDDVDDSKDDVDDSKDDIDDSKDGIDASKDEINDSKDEKDDSKDKIEMDENSEKPTEDELLESDAIHEDQQIVDKPEEPVTEVISEVEVSPDVEVSPEVEVSPVAEVSPVAEVSPVIVINSDMTQQDEDKPDKSVAEGENKEKKTGHKIKIPFFHFGKKKKKDKKKKEKTEDKEKAVGFRASFGFGKRGKKKVKVIDESQENPVTERTERSVSLEPPAPIQYTPPQLVEIPEQTTTEETPAEKTFVDGTPINETPEEEVLVDETPIEETPTEATTAEERPVEETPVEETPVDETPTEEVPVKEIPAEEAPVETHVEEIPIEETRVDEPTEDTHVVVTPIAEAPVEEAPAPVEEIPVEHTPELVEPAEETTPAPIEEIPVEVKPVAETSEGKLVDEKDGDKDAKETPDSDKHKFGIHLSFGKGKKKKNRKKKKKPKDEETEKKEEDSQHKKKKFHLHLGLGHKPKTTDPKDEEKVEDRKEIEPDEADVNRFQAEDNETITAEVPIPLQESTPTEEETSLLKEVDSELAKTELQPKDEPLNLDESDMLPVGDMSICIDNILPEPEQNTEVSQPIIDDTSKHEDDITIVTEGAIAIEEPEPIITDELEKPLPEATAAEAANEDENADVDVDDIVIVMEGAVAVDEDEIKTNDGLLKENDETEVVKPVTNEASVEDEKDENAADDAVDEDEDTQKPEKSKDRSKSPFRFHFHLPHFGRRHKDKKQYDKPEEKDHKEAEKKKKKKKKKKLSFGKKDKVQPEIVVTDQNKTVDIEKETEQAEAASAVPEPAAIVVDINEEVEVKPPEPEIPVKIEVPEPDIPEPEVHDELDSVEPVIDTELPLEEETVETVKEEFSSKFIDPDDENLSNKGEEILIEPTIPVLIIEKVEDDEPITESAESVTESAEPINAEPISGSADVVKTVDLDDGFDTEIILEGAVAIDESELNIEEEQPIVQIDNSIVEAFPESKEDEPNDEPKEDEDKNEEKEDEKEPETENERAPKRKLFASFGWGNKKKQKKDEDQVVPVSKEDETEKEESKPKKSGIRASFGLGKKNKKKPDGTKDRNEDDTDEKHDKDDKKKKKRFFSFNFFKKNPKTKEDPKPEEEEEKKLEEPKPSTSTTPEQRNVDDEQVVPNVNETDVQFAERIANEIVDEVLEEVKEQLSSKPVTEEDITDQLQEDEPDTAAELATLTTPEIKVDEVEDLPEELDEPETEEIQHHPEPILIVELKDDDSPEIRIEETIPNETIAPDETIAPEETPGPDETEPDEKQAPEETPARDETHVPDETGPDETPVPDETPAPDETGPDETPAPEETGETDRNEEIEIVAPVVELKVETAPVKETEEDKLKKEKEAADKDKKDKKKNRDREKAEKKEKQKKEKEAKALAKKEEKERKEKEKKERLEKKRLEKEKKQKDKKDGKKKEKEIEAEEVVKPQTEPVISQTPNSDYSYPSGETGPVDTSTPKSQSDDNNIPPPVPTSEPPPLTPVVTIKPPKSEQEVEQELPYITPLIVAGSEPPSAAATPVKTAAPVKPAVRSPEIEVIEPVAPPTKSDSLPTPKPETAEVAPKHHSLAVPKHDENSNKTGTIRLYFANQPIRDEDKRAPDAFILPVLFNQYSHIYLTNPQYEESRWLSEEKGLRKWMDQQKRRIYGAAIKIKRRSDGNGLFVKFRYQDGLIGRNNCYYGDVTIQKNADDVAKVLHCVIYTDDDEIYTLELKTPPSHQENHMDGRLNRHHIPSGAKGWWDAAIQRPHNKIQVYSI from the coding sequence ATGGAAGAATGCGACGTGAAGAGAACAACAGCAGCGCCATCTGACGACGTCAAAATCGATAACAGTGAACACGATGAAATGTTACATAGCGATGATTCGGGGGTAGTGAGTAAAAACGGAGAGAATGGAGATCATCATGGCGATGAGGAGGTTGATGAGGAGGAGGTAAAGGAGGTTATGGAGAATGATGAAACTCAGGGTATTAACGGAGGTCACATTGAACAAGCTGCTGATAAAAATGATACGGATGCAAATAAAGAATATCAGGATACGGAGCCTGAGAAAGATAAAATTGTTGCTGCTGTCGAAGAGAAGAAAGAAAGTGATGATTTAGCGGTGAATGGAAGTGATGAAACACGAGGAGCAATAGGAGACAAACAAACAGGAGACGAGCAGTTGAGTCTTGGGGCTAAAATACGAGCTTCATTCGGATTAGGAAAAAAAGGCaacaagaaaaaacaaaaagaagtCAAAGATGAAAAGGTCGACACGCCCCCCACTGAGGAGAATAATAAACAAAAAGATAAGAGGAAGCTACGAGCTTCATTCGGAATCGGGAAAAAGtctaagaagaaaaagaaagatgACGATGAGACCAAGAATGAAGATAAAAAGATTGATAAGAAAGGTAAAGTTCATCTTTCATTCGGAGTCGGAAAAACGAAGAAAGATGAGGAGGATTTGAACGATAAAACTGTAGAGGACAATAAAGAGAATGAAGAGACAGATAAAAAAGAAGATGATATTGagatgaatgatgaaaatgaggTGAAATTAGAGGAGTATGAACCGGATACAAAACCGGGTGTAGAAACGAGTGAGATAAGTGAATACGAGCCAGATACTAAACCGACaataacagcagcagcagtagcagatGATGAGACAGAGAAGGAGTTAACACTACAGTTCACTGAGAAACCTGAAATCAGTGTCCAATCCCAACCGATAGCAGTTTATACAGATCACATAGAATATGAACCCGAAGATAAAGATGATATGATTGAAGAGAGATCCGACTCTAAAGATGACGTCGATGACTCTAAAGATGACGTCGATGACTCTAAAGATGACATAGATGACTCTAAAGATGGCATAGATGCCTCTAAAGATGAGATAAATGACTCTAAAGATGAAAAAGATGACTCAAAAGACAAGATTGAAATGGACGAGAATTCCGAAAAACCAACTGAAGATGAATTGTTGGAGTCTGATGCGATTCATGAAGATCAACAAATAGTAGATAAACCGGAGGAACCGGTCACTGAGGTCATTTCTGAAGTTGAGGTCAGTCCAGATGTTGAAGTCAGTCCAGAAGTTGAGGTCAGTCCAGTAGCTGAGGTCAGTCCGGTAGCTGAGGTCAGTCCGGTAATAGTCATCAATTCAGATATGACACAGCAAGATGAAGATAAACCTGATAAATCTGTCGCTGAAggagaaaataaagaaaagaaaactggacataaaataaaaataccattctttcattttggaaagaaaaagaagaaagacaAAAAGAAGAAGGAAAAAACTGAAGATAAAGAAAAAGCAGTCGGGTTCCGAGCTTCGTTCGGTTTTGGTAAAAGAGGAAAGAAGAAAGTgaaagtaattgatgaaagcCAGGAGAATCCCGTAACGGAGAGAACAGAGCGATCTGTTTCGCTAGAACCACCAGCACCGATACAATATACTCCACCACAATTAGTAGAAATACCGGAGCAAACAACTACAGAAGAGACGCCTGCAGAAAAGACATTTGTAGACGGGACACCCATAAACGAGACACCTGAAGAAGAGGTTCTAGTCGACGAGACCCCAATAGAAGAGACCCCTACCGAGGCGACAACTGCTGAAGAGAGACCTGTAGAAGAGACACCTGTTGAAGAGACGCCTGTCGATGAGACACCTACAGAAGAGGTACCTGTAAAGGAGATACCTGCAGAAGAGGCACCTGTAGAGACACATGTAGAAGAGATACCTATAGAGGAGACACGTGTTGATGAGCCTACAGAGGATACACATGTAGTAGTGACACCAATCGCTGAGGCACCTGTTGAAGAGGCACCGGCACCAGTTGAGGAAATACCTGTCGAACATACACCCGAATTAGTAGAACCAGCTGAGGAAACGACACCTGCACCTATTGAGGAAATACCAGTAGAGGTGAAACCAGTTGCAGAAACATCAGAAGGAAAACTTGTTGATGAAAAAGATGGCGATAAAGACGCAAAAGAAACACCTGATTCCGACAAACATAAGTTTGGAATCCATTTAAGTTTTGGAAAAggcaagaaaaagaaaaacaggaaaaagaaaaagaagccaaaagatgaagaaactgagaagaaagaagaagattCACaacacaaaaagaaaaaattccaTTTACATTTGGGTCTCGGACACAAACCGAAAACAACAGATCCGAAAGACGAAGAGAAAGTGGAAGATAGAAAAGAGATTGAACCAGATGAAGCAGACGTGAATAGATTCCAAGCTGAAGATAATGAAACAATAACAGCAGAGGTTCCAATTCCTTTACAAGAATCGACTCCGACTGAGGAAGAAACTTCACTTCTTAAAGAAGTCGATTCTGAATTAGCAAAAACAGAACTTCAACCGAAAGATGAACCGTTGAATCTGGATGAAAGCGATATGTTACCTGTCGGTGATATGAGTATCTGTATAGATAATATATTACCAGAGCCAGAACAGAATACAGAAGTATCACAACCGATCATAGATGACACCAGTAAACACGAAGATGACATCACAATTGTGACAGAAGGTGCGATAGCGATAGAAGAACCAGAACCAATAATTACCGATGAGTTAGAAAAGCCACTACCAGAAGCTACAGCAGCTGAAGCAGCAAATGAGGATGAGAATGCGGATGTGGATGTGGATGATATAGTTATTGTAATGGAAGGTGCTGTAGCTGTAGatgaagatgaaattaaaacaaaCGATGGATTACTTAAAGAAAATGACGAAACGGAAGTCGTGAAACCGGTAACGAATGAAGcatcagtcgaggatgaaaaagatgaaaatgctGCAGATGATGCTGTTGATGAAGACGAAGATACacaaaaacctgaaaaatcTAAAGATCGCTCGAAAAGTCCGTTcaggtttcattttcatttacctCATTTCGGTAGAAGGCATAAAGATAAAAAGCAATATGACAAACCGGAAGAAAAAGACCATAAAGAAGCAGaaaagaagaagaaaaagaagaagaagaagaagctGTCTTTTGGAAAGAAAGATAAAGTGCAGCCTGAAATAGTTGTAACtgatcaaaataaaacagttGACATTGAGAAAGAGACTGAACAAGCAGAGGCAGCATCAGCCGTGCCAGAACCAGCAGCAATAGTGGTCGATatcaatgaagaagttgaaGTAAAACCTCCTGAACCCGAGATACCTGTGAAAATTGAGGTACCTGAACCTGATATACCTGAACCAGAGGTTCACGATGAACTAGATTCAGTTGAGCCAGTAATAGATACAGAATTACCACTGGAGGAAGAAACTGTGGAAACTGTGAAAGAGGAATTCTCCTCAAAATTCATTGATCCTGACGatgaaaatttgtcaaataaagGTGAAGAGATTTTAATCGAACCAACCATTCCGGTTCTCATTATTGAAAAAGTAGAAGATGATGAACCAATCACTGAATCAGCTGAATCAGTTACTGAATCTGCGGAACCAATCAATGCTGAACCAATCAGTGGTTCTGCTGATGTTGTCAAAACTGTTGATCTTGACGATGGGTTTGATACAGAAATTATATTGGAAGGAGCTGTGGCTATTGATGAATCAGAGCTGAATATCGAGGAGGAACAACCAATTGTTCAAATAGATAACTCCATCGTCGAAGCTTTTCCAGAATCTAAAGAAGATGAACCTAATGATGAACCTAAAGAAGATGAAGATaagaatgaagaaaaagagGACGAAAAGGAACCcgaaactgaaaatgaaagagCTCCTAAACGTAAGCTGTTTGCATCGTTTGGTTGgggaaataaaaagaaacagaAGAAGGATGAAGATCAAGTTGTTCCTGTATCTAAAGAGGATGAAACTGAAAAAGAAGAGTCGAAGCCTAAGAAATCAGGAATTCGAGCGTCTTTTGGTTTAGGaaagaaaaataagaaaaagccAGACGGAACGAAGGATAGAAATGAAGATGACACTGATGAGAAACACGATAAAgatgataaaaagaaaaagaagagatttttcagttttaatttcttcaagaaAAATCCGAAAACTAAAGAAGATCCGAAACCGGAGGAAGAAGAGGAGAAGAAGTTAGAGGAACCGAAACCGTCTACATCGACAACACCTGAACAGCGAAATGTTGACGATGAACAGGTTGTTCCTAATGTCAATGAAACTGATGTTCAATTCGCTGAAAGAATCGCTAATGAAATCGTCGATGAAGTTTTAGAAGAAGTGAAAGAACAACTTTCATCGAAACCGGTCACAGAGGAGGATATAACTGATCAGTTACAGGAGGATGAACCTGACACCGCTGCTGAATTGGCCACACTTACAACACCTGAGATTAAAGTTGATGAAGTTGAGGATTTGCCTGAAGAGTTGGATGAACCTGAAACAGAAGAAATTCAACATCATCCCGAACCAATTCTTATCGTAGAACTGAAGGATGACGATTcgccagaaattagaattgAGGAGACCATACCTAACGAGACAATAGCACCGGATGAGACGATAGCGCCGGAAGAGACTCCAGGACCAGACGAGACAGAACCTGACGAGAAACAGGCGCCAGAAGAGACACCAGCGCGGGACGAGACACATGTGCCAGACGAGACCGGACCTGACGAGACACCAGTGCCAGATGAGACACCAGCGCCGGATGAGACCGGACCTGACGAGACGCCAGCGCCAGAAGAGACAGGAGAAACTGATAGAAATGAAGAGATTGAAATTGTTGCTCCTGTTGTAGAATTGAAGGTAGAAACTGCTCCCGTTAAAGAAACTGAGGAAGATAAATTGAAGAAGGAGAAAGAAGCAGCAGATAAAGACAAGAAAGATAAGAAGAAAAATAGAGACCGCGAAAAGGCAGAGAAAAAAGAGAaacagaaaaaagaaaaagaagcaaAAGCTCTTGCCAAAaaggaagaaaaagaaagaaaagaaaaggaaaagaAAGAGCGACTCGAAAAGAAGAGActcgaaaaagaaaagaaacaaaaagatAAGAAAGACGgcaaaaagaaagagaaagaAATCGAGGCAGAAGAAGTAGTAAAGCCTCAAACCGAACCCGTTATTTCTCAGACTCCAAATTCTGATTATTCTTACCCGAGCGGAGAGACGGGACCGGTCGATACCTCTACTCCAAAATCACAGAGCGATGATAATAACATACCTCCTCCAGTACCGACCTCTGAACCTCCTCCACTTACACCAGTCGTCACCATTAAACCTCCTAAATCTGAGCAAGAGGTCGAACAGGAGTTACCTTATATAACTCCACTAATAGTTGCCGGGTCTGAGCCGCCATCAGCTGCAGCCACACCTGTCAAAACAGCTGCACCTGTCAAACCAGCCGTCAGATCTCCAGAAATAGAAGTCATCGAACCAGTGGCTCCACCTACAAAATCCGACTCACTACCCACGCCTAAACCGGAAACAGCGGAAGTTGCTCCGAAACACCACTCGTTAGCGGTTCCGAAACATGATGAGAATTCTAATAAAACGGGAACAATTCGACTTTATTTCGCCAATCAGCCAATACGTGATGAGGATAAACGGGCACCTGACGCGTTTATATTACCAGTTCTATTCAATCAATACTCACACATATATCTCACTAATCCGCAGTATGAAGAATCACGCTGGCTGAGTGAAGAGAAGGGCCTACGTAAATGGATGGATCAACAAAAACGTCGTATCTACGGAGCCGCCATTAAAATTAAACGCCGCAGCGATGGTAACGGATTATTCGTGAAATTCCGTTATCAAGACGGATTGATCGGCCGTAACAATTGTTACTACGGAGACGTGACCATACAGAAGAACGCCGATGACGTCGCCAAAGTCCTTCATTGCGTCATTTATACGGATGACGACGAAATTTATACGTTAGAACTGAAAACACCTCCGTCACATCAGGAAAATCACATGGATGGCAGATTGAACCGGCATCATATTCCTAGTGGAGCTAAGGGTTGGTGGGACGCAGCGATTCAACGACCACATAATAAGATTCAggtgtattctatataa